A single window of Arcobacter venerupis DNA harbors:
- a CDS encoding sensor histidine kinase — translation MKIAKEEKLLKIIKFTPSIFVIIISLFVILFLYFENKKTFIEEKKEIEEKYVLEKKELIQEEVNRVYTFIEHLQKSTEQELKKNVKTRVYEAHAIATGIYNKYKDTKSKEEIFQLIKVAFNDIRFNDGRGYYFMDDVNGVKLSHPIDTSIEGNNFLNYTDVKGYKLFETIVKTIKDKTERFDEYYWYKPNSNKEIGKKISFYKYFEPLNIAIGSGEYFDDFERNIQKQALEYINLIKFDKAGYIFIIDKNKEYLNHFSKNLVGLNIDKMPNDVKEITLKLWQIGKSGDGYYTYIQNSKPYSNEAAKKTSYVKGYKDWNWVIGSGFYEDDIFQEILETKKRLDEKYENYIKNILIIGFVLIIMLLIISKYVSIYLENKFKEYKIELNKQQTILHQQSKMAAMGEMIANIAHQWRQPLSTITTASTGMVLQKEMGVLTDEFFFEASRKINSSAQHLSKTIDDFRNFFSPNKVKSKVYIGTLFETTLDLISAQFNAKDIKIIENIENIELITYENELVQALINILNNARDELIKLPNEFEKLIFIDVLKSDKDTILIYIKDNAGGIEDENIDKIFEPYFSTKHKSQGTGIGLYMTEEIITKHLDGQIFVKNKEFMYNDKSYRGAQFIIELSL, via the coding sequence ATGAAAATTGCAAAAGAAGAAAAACTTTTAAAAATAATAAAATTTACACCATCAATATTTGTAATAATTATTTCATTGTTTGTGATTTTATTTTTATATTTTGAGAATAAAAAAACATTTATTGAAGAAAAAAAAGAGATAGAAGAGAAATATGTTTTAGAAAAAAAAGAACTAATACAAGAAGAAGTAAATAGAGTATATACATTTATAGAACATTTACAAAAAAGTACAGAACAAGAGTTGAAAAAAAATGTTAAAACTAGGGTTTATGAAGCTCATGCGATTGCAACTGGAATTTATAATAAATATAAAGATACAAAAAGTAAAGAAGAAATTTTTCAGCTAATTAAAGTTGCATTTAACGATATTAGATTTAACGATGGTCGAGGATACTATTTTATGGATGATGTAAATGGTGTAAAACTGTCTCATCCTATTGATACTTCAATTGAAGGCAATAATTTTTTAAATTATACAGATGTAAAAGGTTATAAACTTTTTGAAACAATAGTAAAAACAATAAAAGATAAAACAGAAAGATTTGATGAATATTATTGGTATAAACCAAATTCAAATAAAGAAATAGGAAAAAAAATATCATTTTATAAATATTTTGAGCCATTAAATATAGCAATTGGTAGTGGTGAATATTTTGATGATTTTGAAAGAAATATACAAAAACAAGCTTTAGAATATATAAATTTAATTAAATTTGATAAAGCAGGTTATATTTTTATTATAGATAAGAATAAAGAATATTTAAATCATTTTAGTAAGAATTTAGTTGGTTTAAATATAGATAAAATGCCAAATGATGTGAAAGAAATAACTTTAAAATTATGGCAAATAGGAAAAAGTGGAGATGGATATTATACTTATATTCAAAATTCGAAACCTTATTCTAATGAAGCTGCAAAAAAAACTAGTTATGTAAAAGGTTATAAAGATTGGAATTGGGTTATTGGTTCAGGTTTTTATGAAGATGATATTTTCCAAGAAATTTTAGAAACTAAAAAAAGATTAGATGAAAAATATGAAAATTATATTAAAAATATTTTAATTATTGGTTTTGTATTAATAATCATGTTATTAATTATCTCAAAATATGTTTCAATTTACTTAGAAAATAAATTCAAAGAGTATAAAATTGAATTGAATAAACAACAAACAATCTTACATCAACAATCAAAAATGGCAGCTATGGGCGAAATGATAGCAAATATAGCTCACCAATGGAGACAACCATTATCAACAATTACAACAGCATCAACTGGAATGGTACTACAAAAAGAGATGGGTGTATTAACTGATGAATTCTTCTTTGAAGCATCTAGAAAAATTAATTCTTCAGCTCAGCATTTATCTAAAACAATAGATGACTTTAGAAACTTTTTTAGTCCAAATAAAGTGAAATCAAAAGTTTATATTGGTACTTTATTTGAAACAACTTTGGATTTAATTTCTGCACAGTTTAATGCAAAAGATATAAAAATTATAGAAAATATTGAGAATATAGAATTAATTACTTATGAAAATGAATTGGTTCAAGCTTTAATTAATATTTTAAATAATGCAAGAGATGAATTAATTAAATTACCTAACGAATTTGAAAAACTTATATTTATAGATGTTCTAAAAAGTGATAAAGATACTATTTTAATATATATAAAAGATAATGCAGGTGGAATTGAAGATGAAAATATAGATAAAATATTTGAGCCATATTTTAGTACAAAACACAAATCACAAGGTACAGGAATTGGACTTTATATGACAGAAGAGATAATTACAAAACATTTAGATGGTCAAATTTTTGTTAAAAATAAAGAGTTTATGTATAATGATAAATCATATAGAGGTGCTCAATTTATAATAGAACTTAGTTTATAA
- a CDS encoding NADPH-dependent FMN reductase, which produces MSKIGILVASSNNNLKLGLKLQEIAKTLGYEAELINLVDLRLPLYSTVEEQENGIPEVVLDLATKILALNTFIIVAPEYNGVMPPVLNNAMAWTSRATKDWRDAFNEKTVALATHSGGGGAKGLQAMRIQFQHLGANILAREILTTYEKPLNEETAISMINNLVKLSKA; this is translated from the coding sequence ATGTCAAAAATAGGAATATTAGTAGCAAGTTCGAATAATAATTTAAAATTAGGATTAAAACTTCAAGAAATTGCAAAAACTCTTGGTTATGAAGCTGAGTTAATAAATTTAGTTGATTTAAGACTACCTTTATATAGTACAGTAGAAGAACAAGAAAATGGAATTCCAGAGGTTGTTTTAGATCTTGCAACAAAAATATTAGCATTAAATACATTTATAATTGTAGCTCCTGAATATAATGGGGTAATGCCTCCTGTATTAAACAATGCAATGGCATGGACGTCAAGAGCAACAAAAGATTGGAGAGATGCTTTCAATGAAAAAACAGTTGCTCTAGCAACTCACAGTGGTGGAGGTGGAGCAAAAGGTCTTCAAGCTATGAGAATACAATTTCAACATTTAGGTGCAAATATTCTTGCAAGAGAAATTTTAACTACTTACGAAAAACCTTTAAATGAAGAAACAGCAATTTCTATGATTAATAATCTTGTAAAACTATCTAAAGCTTAA